In Dyadobacter subterraneus, a single genomic region encodes these proteins:
- a CDS encoding type IV secretory system conjugative DNA transfer family protein: MLITTSGFCLVLTGGTLLSRVIHLKMNTKDIFNKENETFPQEQRLLENEFSINLPARYHLKDKVHSSWINIINPFRGLLVLGSPGAGKSYFVIRHVITQHIKKGFSMFVYDFKFDDLTVITYNTWLNNQDAYEIVPKFYVINFDDLARTHRCNPLDPKSLLDITDAAESARTILMGLNREWIKRQGDFFVESPINFLTAIIWFLRRYQDGEYCTLPHVIELMQVPYDKLFTILRAEKVVGNLNTNLDLTSQWSLTIEKSNLKV; the protein is encoded by the coding sequence ATGCTGATCACTACCAGCGGATTTTGCCTGGTGCTGACGGGCGGAACACTGCTGTCGCGGGTGATTCATTTAAAGATGAACACCAAAGATATTTTTAATAAGGAAAACGAGACTTTTCCTCAGGAGCAGCGGCTGTTAGAGAACGAGTTTTCGATTAATCTTCCTGCCCGTTATCATTTAAAGGACAAAGTTCACAGTAGCTGGATTAACATTATTAATCCGTTTAGGGGCCTTCTAGTACTGGGATCGCCGGGTGCAGGGAAGAGTTATTTCGTTATCCGCCATGTGATCACCCAACACATCAAAAAGGGATTTTCTATGTTTGTGTACGACTTCAAATTCGATGATCTCACTGTTATTACCTACAACACCTGGCTGAATAATCAGGACGCCTACGAGATTGTACCTAAGTTTTATGTGATCAATTTTGATGATCTTGCGCGAACGCACCGCTGTAATCCGCTGGATCCAAAGAGCCTTCTGGATATTACAGATGCCGCCGAATCAGCCCGCACCATTCTAATGGGACTAAACCGGGAATGGATCAAAAGACAAGGCGATTTTTTCGTAGAATCACCCATCAACTTTCTTACAGCGATCATCTGGTTTTTACGGCGGTATCAAGACGGAGAGTACTGCACGCTGCCTCATGTGATTGAGCTCATGCAGGTTCCCTATGATAAACTTTTTACAATCCTTCGGGCAGAAAAAGTAGTTGGAAACCTGAACACAAATTTAGATTTGACTTCTCAATGGTCGTTAACAATTGAGAAGTCAAATCTAAAAGTATAG
- a CDS encoding NAD(P)-binding domain-containing protein has translation MAAIGIIGAGRVAKALARRFTHCGLTVLISNSRGPHSLYRLSEDLGRCRQATLGQTSRQEKGQQQANRKIPHEAEYFKRRDQVASFEHDSGEHNGRYEMLDSLLDPIKDDGSLPFALRRKKKRKNKSISNHL, from the coding sequence ATGGCAGCAATTGGAATCATTGGAGCTGGTAGGGTTGCGAAAGCCTTAGCCAGGAGGTTTACACACTGTGGTTTAACAGTACTTATTAGCAATAGCAGAGGCCCTCATTCTTTATACCGGCTTTCTGAGGATTTGGGGCGGTGCAGGCAGGCGACATTGGGCCAAACTTCCCGCCAGGAAAAGGGGCAGCAGCAGGCAAATCGTAAGATTCCTCACGAAGCAGAATATTTCAAAAGGAGAGATCAGGTGGCATCTTTTGAGCATGATTCCGGTGAGCACAACGGACGATATGAAATGCTGGATTCATTACTTGATCCAATTAAAGATGACGGTTCACTGCCCTTTGCGCTGCGAAGAAAGAAGAAAAGAAAGAACAAAAGTATCAGTAATCACCTTTAA
- a CDS encoding YceI family protein, with translation MTGYLRKFYLEIATEDDDFTKFYGVLFNADLSCLDTNDEQRDNLLKSPSFLNVEKFRSLKFVGKKFGSLNNKGHLTGSLTLKDITKSLDITIEFNGKNGCAGWSNKNRLFVIWGNKSRSIRLKL, from the coding sequence CTGACCGGGTACTTGCGAAAATTTTATCTAGAGATTGCAACTGAGGATGATGATTTTACCAAGTTTTACGGCGTTTTATTCAACGCTGATCTCTCATGTCTGGACACTAATGATGAGCAAAGGGACAACTTGCTAAAGTCTCCAAGCTTCCTTAACGTTGAAAAATTCAGGTCGCTTAAATTTGTTGGTAAGAAATTCGGGAGTCTTAATAACAAAGGTCATTTGACAGGCAGTTTGACACTTAAAGATATAACCAAATCATTGGATATTACGATTGAATTTAACGGAAAAAACGGTTGCGCCGGATGGAGTAACAAAAATCGACTTTTCGTTATTTGGGGAAATAAGTCGCGAAGCATACGGCTTAAGTTGTGA
- a CDS encoding YWFCY domain-containing protein, with amino-acid sequence MASQTGENQQALHRITDMTRLISILILALHFYYFFYGVFAHWKLSSVFSDRILSNIYRTGLFNGFNRTKLIALGFLLISLMGAKGKKEENLSVKKGFVVIAVGTFLYFISQFLLVVIAI; translated from the coding sequence ATGGCTTCACAAACCGGAGAAAATCAGCAGGCGCTGCATAGGATTACGGACATGACAAGGCTCATCAGCATTCTGATTCTGGCGCTACATTTTTATTATTTTTTTTATGGTGTATTCGCTCACTGGAAATTGTCTTCCGTATTCAGCGACCGTATACTTTCCAATATTTACAGGACCGGTCTTTTCAACGGATTTAACAGGACTAAACTGATTGCGCTGGGCTTCCTTTTGATTTCTTTGATGGGAGCGAAGGGGAAAAAGGAGGAGAACCTTAGTGTCAAAAAAGGGTTCGTTGTTATCGCTGTCGGAACGTTTCTTTACTTTATAAGCCAGTTTTTGTTGGTAGTGATAGCGATCTGA